GTTACAATAATTTTGATTAATTTTTTAAAATTTGTTGTTATTTATTTTATTTGTGTATTTATCCATGAAATTGGACATCTATTAGTATTTCTGATTAAAGGTTATGAAATTAAAGTAGTTATTATAGGACCTTTTGCAATAATTAATAGTAATAAGCTAAAACTTAAATGTATAACCCCATTTATTGGAGGTGGAATTGTTATACCAGGGCTTAAAGATGTGAAAGACGAGGAAGGATATAATAAGTTAGTTGATGATTTGAGGTTAGTTCTCATTACCGGTCCTTTTTTTAGTGCTATAGTATTAATTTTAACCATTATTAAAACATTGATAACAAGAGATATAACAATTTTGTCTTTTTTTATAATTATATCCAATATTTTAATTATTTTTTCTGCAATTGGTAAAAGAGGAGTACCTGGGGATATTCATCAATTTATTAAGTATAAAAGAAATAAAGATGAAGCTATACCAATATTTTATAACTATACACGCTTGGATAACAATCCAAATAGTTTCTTAAAAATTAAATTTTTACATTATGTAGAGGAGAAAATTTTAAGTGGTGAAACTCTAGATTTAAATATAATACAACTTGCTCTTACTTTATATATTCTAGAAAAGAGAAAAATTCCTAATTATTTTAATGATTATTTAAACAATATTTTTATATTGGCATTTAAAAAATCTAATTACTACTATAATCGTGTACAGATTCATGTAATTATTCATCTCTTGATTTATATTGAAAAAATATTCAATAATAACAATGAGAGGATACTGAACTATCTTGATATTTTATCAAAA
Above is a genomic segment from Anaerobranca gottschalkii DSM 13577 containing:
- a CDS encoding site-2 protease family protein gives rise to the protein MQDKNFDFDADKDAILTILLTFCLSFFFFFLLLYISGRVPVTIILINFLKFVVIYFICVFIHEIGHLLVFLIKGYEIKVVIIGPFAIINSNKLKLKCITPFIGGGIVIPGLKDVKDEEGYNKLVDDLRLVLITGPFFSAIVLILTIIKTLITRDITILSFFIIISNILIIFSAIGKRGVPGDIHQFIKYKRNKDEAIPIFYNYTRLDNNPNSFLKIKFLHYVEEKILSGETLDLNIIQLALTLYILEKRKIPNYFNDYLNNIFILAFKKSNYYYNRVQIHVIIHLLIYIEKIFNNNNERILNYLDILSKDPVIDIYKKDPVLKYHQSRTKYLLGERDEDLFGRNCTPDIYYSIFNEFKQYRMIEYKINRMILDSEHNKRH